The Eremothecium cymbalariae DBVPG#7215 chromosome 7, complete sequence genome contains the following window.
TATATCCGCAGTGCTGGTTATCGATCGCTCTTTTTAAGTAGGTTTTTCTCAGAAGTTCGTAGTCGGTCTGGGAGAGTTGTGCGATGGAGGCTGCCGCAAGGTCACAAACACAGAATGCCGAGGAAAGTTTTCGAGAGGGATGTTCAGCTTGTTGAAACTCAATGcatgttcttcttcgtctgTGTGTCTACGGTACGAGGCTGGTTTGGGTTATATAATTCGTATTCCTGCGCTCGGTGCGGTGTGGTGCGGTGCGCCCAACTATTTCTAGAGAAGGCTTACTACATCAAGATTTCCTTCCTGCTCCCTTTCAACATCCCAGCCGGCCTCATACATAAGAAGACTGCCACCCGAAGGAGCCAGCCATCATGTCGACTCTTTACCAAATTGATGACAATGCACGTAGCGTGATTAGAAAATTTCGACTTTCGACCAGCAGGTCTGAAACATTGAAAAGCTTGGTGCTTACCATCAAGCCAAACCCTTACGAGGTAGTAATTGACCAGAACACAACAGAAGAAGCCGCAGATGCAGTGACTACCCTAGATGAACTTAGAGATGTCCTTCCTGATAATCTACCAAGGTTTGTCCTGTTGGCTTACCCGATCTTGACCAAAGACGGTAGGAAGCAGACCTTGCTAGTTATGTTGTACTGGAGACCGCCCACTATAGTCTCGCAGGAGTTGAAGATGGTTTATGCTGCTGTTGTAGAGTTAGTGAAGAGCGAATGCGCCCCCAACAGATACATAGAAGTTACTGGTGATTTAGAAGACGACGATGAGATCGCTGAACTAAAGCAGCAGATAGAAAGGGCGGACTAGGTCTTGGATTAAGAGAAGCCTGGTGGCTTTACATAAGCTGACTTCTGTGACTGCTTACACCAGTACATCATAAAATAACACCCGTACATATTTGATGTTAGATTATCACATGATTTGATGTTTCAAAAACGCTTTCTCCCGTAGCACGCACTCAGCGCGCGCTAGTGGTTGGCATTCTGCAGTGGGATTTTTCATCATAGTTATAATTCTCTGTGAACGTAGGATAAACGTATAACTGTTGTTGGTGGTTTGTCTTAGTTGGTTGAGAAACTCGAAAAGTGCAGatagataataatataaacaGCAAAGATGGGTCGTATGCATTCTAAGGTATGTCTTTGAGCGCGGATGATGAAAGTCGCAAAACTTTCAAATGTGATATAATGTGTTGGTTGGTTATTTCATCGGATCACAAGTCGAAGCTTTTTCAATCTTCTACCGGTATATACCATTAAGCCATAATAGGCTGATGTAGTGCATGGAGCTTTTTCCATGCACGTAGTATATTGCTGGGTGATTCCAAGTTACCGTGTTATGCATGTTCGCTGGTTTTTTTGGAGTTGGGACAGGTTATATAATGCCTTCTTTCAATTCTGATAAAATAATGTTGCTATACACAGTTTCCCTTCTGATAGAAGGGGGTTCTGACTGTGTACTGTATACAGAGAAGATATCTTCCTTGAGGTTCGTAGAATAAGCAATGATTGCTTTTTTCTCAACGAATGTCATACTAACGGTTTTTTCCTACAGGGTAAGGGTATGTCTTCCTCTGCTATTCCATACAGCAGAAACGCACCAGCCTGGTTCAAGGGCTCTGCTAACTCTGTTGTTGAGCAAATTATCAAGTACGCCAGAAAGGGTTTGACACCATCTCAAATCGGTGTCTTGTTGAGAGATGCCCACGGTGTTACTCAGGCCAAGGTTGTCACTGGTAACAAGATTCTAAGAGTCTTGAAGTCCAACGGTTTGGGTCCAGAAATCCCAGAGGACTTGTACTACTTGATCAAGAAGGCTGTCGCTGTTAGAAAGCACTTGGAGAGAAACAGAAAGGACAAGGACGCCAAGTTTAGATTGATTTTGATCGAATCTAGAATCCACAGATTGGCCAGGTACTACAGAACTGTCTCTGTCTTGCCACCAAACTGGAAGTACGAGTCTGCAACTGCTTCTGCCATGGTTAACTAGATTTGAGTTGATttatattttctttttagtAGGATAGCAACCAACAACTTTAATTTAATCTCTAgttaattttaaattttttttatacatattttttgttttttttatttaattgatGGAATGCAGTTTGATGCTGGAAGGTTTCAGTAATGGGAGGTGGTACTCTTGACGACCGCATCCTTTGTCCACGTTGTGCTGGCATATTGTGTCTATTAGGATGGACTTCACGTCAGATACTTTCCCTAAGGATAGCAGTCATCGCAGTGCAGCAGGTGCTAGAGGCTCGTCGTCTTCAGACTCGTTAGCAGCGGACGTTAGCAGCAGCCAAAACATAGAAAACAATGAGGAACTGGAGATTGCAAGATTGCAAGAGACCAAGGACAGGTTGTTAGCACATAGAGAACACCTTCTAGGGCAGCTTTTGAAACGGCAGAAACAATTGGTTAAGCTTCAAAGAACGTCCAAGTATCAGACAGATGAACCAAATAGGGAAGACTCTTCCCGCATTCAATCTGTCTTCCCTCAAGACTCTGCCTCTTTGCTTCAATTATTTTCCAAAGTTATTCCAAAGGCAATTTCAGGTGCTCGACAAGATAGTTCTTCATTTAGAACACGTTCAAGCTGCAAAACTCCATCTCAGACTGAAAAGATCGATGGTAAATCTTCTTTGGAGGATGAACTTGCTTCCAAATATGATGCGCTTCCGTTGCTAAACCAACAGCTCCGCTTGGATACATTGAGGCGGTCGTGCCCATATATGATGGTCGAAGAGGTAAATCTACCGTATACTAGAATATCGTATGAATTAGGGCCGAATAATTCATTTACGTTGGAATACGAATTACATGTGGATACGTCAACTGGGCAGTTGCAgtctttgaagaatatcAGACTGCCTCCTAACATTCGGTCGAAAACCCACACTTTGGTAGAATATGCTGAAAGTACAATGAATATTGGATACTTGCTCTTTGGCTTGAGTGAGTTTTCTAGACTCTGCAATCTACGAAAAGAGGTCCTCGCTAATATGGGACAAGCTGTGACAGGGGCTATCCTAAATATACTCATCGTAGAGCaaacagaagaaacaattgtttttgaaaagttattcTGGAAGTTCAAGATTGAGTATTCTGTGCATTTTGATAAGGACATGCTACCATTACCTTATTCTGTTGTATTGGTAACATTGTTTAAGAATAGCGCTAAAACTAGAGACGTTCAGCCCATCGCAGACGCGCTTATCCAGGAATATGGAGTTGTTGAAGGGATAGTACAATTCATTAAAtcattgtatatatagaaaataaagataatCTATATATGCAAGACTGACTACAAACAGAAATTTTCTTTGAGCAGTGGCTCGTCTAGTTTCTTTAAGAACAATTTTTTCGCGGTGTTCATATAGTTCATATAATCTGTTTCATATCCTAACACACCGTCATTGaacttctttcttttcttacCACGCACACCAATAACGGTAGCTAGTGTGACATCTTCGTACTCGTCAAACGCCTTCATCAAACCAAGCTCCTGTCGTTTTTTCCTAGCGATTTCTTGGGCTTTCAAAAGTAGAGCCTGGGCCTCTAAATGTGTCAAATTCGGAGTCACATTAAACTTTGATTCAATCTCAATCATCTCGTCAACTTCTTGTGCCCAAGTATTGGGATCCTCCTCCTGTGTTTGCTCGTGATGTACTGGTTCGCTATGAGAACCGCTGGATGCATCCTGCTGCGCCTCTTGATGAATAACTTTTACCCTGGTTCTAGGCCTCATCTTGGTACCCTTGGTGGAAGCTTTAGCGTTGGCCTTTGTAGTCATATCTGAATCAGCTTCTATTTCCTCATGAGCTGAAGCAGTCAGCGGCACACCGTCCTCTTCAATATCCCCATATTTATTATCCCTATCACCCTTCATATGCTGTTGTGGATCTTGCTGTTGCGAATTAGCTTGGGGCTGCTGGGACTGACCCTCCGCAACTGCTTTTCTGGGatgtttcttcagaaaCCTTAGCCGCCGCTGGTTCTGGTGCTCTCCGAATATAAGCTCCGGTTCGGTATCTTTATCATACTCCTCTGTGGCTATTCTCATAGGAAACTTTTCATCAACCCCAAACATCCTTAGAGACTGCTTGATCTCCGTAGATGTTAACCTTGTTTCCAAATGTATATACGCCAACCATAAAAAGAACGCCGCCCTATCTGTTGGCAGGAATTTAGGAGAatcaaagatttcaaataaagTTGTGTCTGCTGCCACATATGGAAACACCAGCCGTTCATTGACAATCTGCGGATTATCACAAAttgtaaataataaattcaCGAGATTCACCTGGAATTGCCGTTCCGAAGACGAATACCACAAAGATAATTTCAACGGTTCCTGGCCGGTTGGAATGGTCTTTAAAATTGACTTGATACGTGGAGTATCCTGAAGAGATTTCGGATCCCTTGTTTGGTGCTGTAAACATGGAATTGAATGGAACGTCCGCAATTGTGAAGTCATTTCAGGGAAAAAATTTACCGTCGTGTTAAGCCTTCCAAAGTTTACAAGTAACGACAGAACACAGGTAGAAAACGCAACTTGATGGTCAAAGAGTAACTTATCCCTTAGTATCTTAGAACACTTTTTCGATGATGCAATGGTTAACACGTAGAGTTGCGAAAAAGTCAACTTTTCATTGCCAATAAAACTGCGAGCATTATAGTTGACATCAGTCACATTTAACAACCCTGTATTTCCCACACCTCCGCGCTGCTTTCGATCCTCCTCCGCCCGctcctgctcctgctgctgcgaaGATGCCGATGACGATGGTGAtgcagaagatgatgacggcgaagatgacgacgatgatgacgacgtagcaccaccacctcctCCCGCTACCGCCGTCGGAGAAATAGAAAATGTCCCTTGAAAAGTATTCTTAAAAATCTGTCGCTTATCAGAAAgcaaatcaaacaaaaatgcaAACTGTATGTCTTTCCTAGTAAACTGCTCCCCGTcatgcttcttcaaatgcCGCGTATATCTACTGGGCTCCTTgcccttcttctttgtagGCGTACTGAGAACAGGCTTCGACGAAATACCACGATACCCTACAGGCTGCAGAAGCTCGTCCGATTGAGTAGACTCATCATCTTGCTCCCGCTCCCGCTCCACCCGCACCTGTTCAGGAGAACCCCCACCCGACTGAGATAAAACTGGAGGAACCGACTCCTGTGGCCTCTGCACCTGAAACACATCATGTATGGGATCATAAACCCTACCGTTGGACATCATCGATCAACCAAAAACCCCTCTCTCGCTCGGTGCACAAACAAAACCACATCCAATAACCCAGAAGCACACCGCTTTCATGGCCTGGCTTGGTATGAACCACAATTTTTGACGTCCTGGCCTTCCACAGCCTTCCCGCTTTTCCCAAATCCTCGCAAAAATACCGTTACCCGGCCCACCATATAACACCTGTAAACCACGAAACAAAACACCGGAAGCCCCGAGGCCCTGACTCCAACAAACCTGCTGCTCCaaatatccatatattgGCTCCACTGCGATTAAGACTGCAATTGCCAATCCCACTGGATCCCCGGCCTGCTGCCCGGCTGCTGCCCGGCCTGCTGCTTACTTGTGACAACCCGTATAGTCCCATCCCATGTTCCCGCACCAGAAACCACACGTACACCACGGCCCCGTTGTTTCAAACCCCATCCCAATATACCCAACATATACGTATCTTGGAGACTCACGCTTCACCGCAATGTTGGTTCACGGGTCACCACAATGGGGCCATACTGCTTGCGGGCCaagaaaatatttctccttTGTACAGTGTTTAGTATACGCGAATGATCAATCCGTGTACGAAACCATAAAATATTATGTAAGGATCAGACTGGTTCGCAGACCTCAGGTATCATCGAGAGCAAGACAGTCATGTTTTTCTCTGTTCCGCTTGTGCAAAAATAGACGCATGTCGCGGTGGGCGGGGATTTCTTGGCGTTTTGATGCTGTCTAATCGctcagaagaagaaagggCTACAGACGGGACAGGagaggaggagggggaGCGAGGGCGTGAGGGTCAAGGCAGTGGAGATTGAAACTTGGGTAGGGGTAGCGTTTATCTACATGAATACGAGGACGGGTCCGAGAACGAGTCCGAGGATGGACTTGACTTACTAAATGATTGGTGGGTTCCTGTGACTGGCAGTGTATATTGAGTTgcttttattatataatcaattAGTGGGCCGAGAGTTTTAGAGGAATATGAGAAtgaaaattaaaaaagagcAGGTCTTTTTTGGATTTCGaattggtatatatatgtttgCTGTGTAGGTGGATATATATCGTGGATCTGGGATTTTATAGTGTAGGTTGTGCTTTATGGGTGTGTGTATATTGCATACGGTAAAGAATTGTCTATTATTTAGTATTGTGTATTATCTTTTGTTGGTGACACACACAGACGCTGGCACACGTAAGACGGGCGGATCAGGAAAAACGGACAAGAGATAGTAATATGGATCTAAGTGGTAATAAGAGGGAAGAGCAGAGCTCGATTGACAAGTCCAAAGCGGTAGCGACGTATATTGAGGATGTTGTTCAGGTTCAGGAACCGGGATCTTCCAGTTTGCAATCTTTTGGATCAGATGAGCGGATGGGGGAGAAGATTGGGCCGCAGGAAGGGGTTGGTGTGGATGAGTTCGGCAGAACGTCTATTTTTGTAACTCGGCGCGACATTCCGGAATCCTTGGCGCATTTGACTTCGCAGGAGCTCGAGACGTTGTCGCTTAAGACAAAGCGCAGGCTTGATTTACGGATTTTAATCATGTTAACATggatttatatatgtaatcATTTGGATAGGACTAATATTGCGTCTGCGAAGTTCGGAGGGcttgaagaagatttaGGGTTGAATTCTATCAAGTATCAGACGGTGGTGTCGGTGTTGTTCATTGGGTATACTACTTTTCAGATACCATCTAATATTGTATTGAATAGATGTGGGCGGCCTGCTATGTTTATTAGTGTTCTTATGAGTTGTTGGGGGATTGTTTCTACATGTTGTGGGGCTGTTCGGTCTTTTCCGGAGCTGGTTGTTGTGCGGATTCTTATAGGGTCAATTGAATCGGGGTTCTTTGTGTGTTGCTTATATTACTTATCTTGTTGGTATACACGGAAGGAATTAGCAGCTAGAAATGCGATATTGTTCAGTGGGTCGTTGCTTAGTGGGGCATTTTCTGGGTTACTTTCTGCAGGGATCATTAAGGGCATGGATGATGTTTTAGGGTTGCGTGCTTGGAGATGGTGTTTTATTCTTGAAGGTCTGTTAACTGTTGTTACGGTGCCGCTTTCGTATATTATTTTGCCTGATAATCCTTCGAACACCAAGTTCTTGAGTCAGATGGAGAAGGACATGGTGATGTGGAAGTTGAAAATGGATGTCGGTGAGAGTGACAATGACAAGGAGGTTTTGAAGGAGCATAATTCTTATAAATTTGCAATTAAACTGGCGTTTTCGGACTTGAAAGTATGGGGGATCGCATTCACTGTGAGTTTATTGGTTGCAGCGTCAGGGGTTCAAAACTTCTTCCCATCTGTTGTTGGAACATTGAACTATGGAAGGATCACCACCTTGTGGTTGACTGCTCCCCCATTTTTCATTGCTGTGGTTAGTACATTTACGTGGGCATGGCACTCTGACAGGACTCAGGAAAGATTTTGGCATGCGCTGGCGCCAATACCAATTGCGATCCTGACTTTTGTTGTGGCTGCAGCTTCTACTAATACTGCAGCGCGGTATTTTGCAATGTGTTTAATGCCTGCTAGTATTTATTCAAGTTACATTATTGTGATATCGTGGATGTCGATCATAGTACCTAGGCCGCCTTTGAAACGTGCTGTCGCGCTGGCTACGATGAACACCGTTGCTAATATAATGTTAATATGGAACGGTTACTTGTATCCACACTCGTCGGCACCAAGATACCTCATGGCGATGACGTTtaatgttgctgctgtatCAGGTGCTGCTGTTCTAGCGTGTCTGTTGCGTCTCCGCCTCATCTATCTGAATAAGGAAATCGCTAATGGAACGATGGATTGGTACAAGGAATTAGGAAATGATGGGTCTAACGTACATAAGGATTTCAGATTCATGCTTTagttatttattattaataataccTTTGCTCCCTATATGTCTTGTGTATTTAAGTGATTTACTTACCACACATGCgtatattcatatatagtattaagaataataaaaattgaacaatcGTTATacaattaaaatttaaaatctgCAGCGTTAGTGAGTGGAGTTCGACATCCTTAAAAACCACCGAAATCACCACCGAAATCACCACCGCCTCCAAAGCCACCACCTCCAACGTCACCACCGCCAACGTCACCACCTCCAACGTCACCACCTCTATCATGGTACCCTTGCTCATACCCGTCTATATAGGAGGAATCAGAATAACTGGGCATCATTGCGCTTGTCAACAATGATCCCGCAACCAAACCTGTACCTGCACCAATCATAGCACCCGCTGCCGTAGACCCCATACCTGATTTACGCCCggtttgctgctgctgctgcatgTACATtggttgctgttgctgttgagGATACATAGGCTGTTGACCATAAGACGGTTGAGCTCCATATACCGGCTGCCCACCCGCAATAGGCTGCTGAGCTCCAAACGTTTGCTGCTGAGGCACATAACCAATTCCCACAGGGCCTGCCGGCGCAGGTTGCTGCCCCCCTGGAGTCTGCGATACAACTTGCTCATATAAAGGAGGTGGATCATGCTCCTTGGATCTCTCTTGATTGTTTATTCCAGGCCATGTTGTCCCTGCGGGTGCTTCCCACTGTGAATTACGAGTCTTCAAGTCGACAAAGAACCATGTTTgatattcttcatcaaatacaCCCTTCCATCCATCTGGAACATTAGGTACTATGTTTCGAGATTGAGGCGgcattcaaaaatatctcACCAAACTACACCTTGCTGAAATTTTATCGATCTAGATATAACCGCTCGTTGGCACTCCTCCTCGTAACAGCACCTCCAGGACAGATGTCCTTCGTTCTACTGTCTGCTTGCAtccttatatatatcagaTTGTTATTACGTAATTTAATTTGGGGTTAGATAGAGAGCTCGGGCGTTCAGTACTTTCCGTGGACACCCAGCACACACACTCAAAGCCCCCTCCCATATCATCTTTTGTTATCATTGTTAGTTAATACGATCGCTAGACTCCAGCTAAGATCTGAATTTACTTTACTAAGCCAGCGCAAATACCACTCTTGCCGGTGTCCTCGTGACAGAACTGCCTTGTGCTACAAAACTATGGATCACGTGCTCAGAATGATCCAGGTAAACGAGTAACTGCCGGATTCTGAAAGTTCTCAACGTATATACTGTGGCCCCGTGTAATTTACATTGATCTGTGGATCCGCAGCCAATCAGTGTTACTGTGCAAGAATTTAATTAATCAAAGTTAGTAGTAGGTCATCAACGTCGAACCTTtgataacaaaaaaatgcaCTTCATTATGTAGCGTAGGTCAAGAAGAAGCATCATGATGGATGGCCTACTTCTTGGTGATTGGTAACCCTCCCAGAAGAAAGGGGGGGCGGTAATCTTTGGCTTGTGTGTCACTAGTCGGGAACTGCTGCATATGCATGCTGTCAGAACCGAAGACGCAAAATGTACCTGTGAAATATTCCCATATGGCagaacaaataaaaaactaaCTCTGCAAAAGTCGATTAAGGCCAGTAGAGAAGCTCGTATTTGTGTGGGTAGCCTTCGAAAAGAACCCACTATTCTGCGCAGATGATGTGGGCGTCAGTTTCTCAATCCAGCCGAACGTAAGTCACCTTAGCCATATATGTCTGCTGCTACAACAGCGAAATAACTACACACACATAGATATACACACATTCAAGGCACAATTTAGGCTGCAAATGTTGCCTGTGCTGTTGTGAGTCTTCTGCACAAGTGCTTTCGTCTTCAAAGGCTACATGCAGATCATGGCAAAGGGGTTGCCGCAATGCAATATTCTTATCCTGCTACAAGACGTGAACTTCTGCAAACCTTGAATACAAATCCTACCTATATAAATTAACACACAACTAGATGAAATATAACGGGCCTAGGCATTAGCCTCGGTCTGGGATAGCTCTGAACTGTACTAAATGGCATCTTCAATCACGTGCTGATTTTTCAATCCTATAGCAGGTCTCCCTCTCTCGCTCTCTGTAAAAGTATAAACTAAATTTAGTAAGTCTGCCCAGTATAGCTGCAAACCAAAGATAGTAGTCCATCTCCCTCTACCCTCTCGTCCCAAACATTGGCGTCTAGAATCTAAGCTCTCACTTGAACAGGCTTGTCATCCAGTTTCAAAAGGCTCGTAAACCGCTTGAAGAAGGGCTCTTTACTTGTTTTGGCCCTCTGTTTTCACCGCTTGGGGCTTTTTGACTAACATTTAGTAGAAAAAACTCCAACACAAAGTTTACTTGTGAGGATTACTAAAAAGTACCCAGGCAGAGACATATATAACCCACACTGAAGAACGCTTCAAGTTCAAAAGCAAGGAGGGAATACAAATAACACGAGCAGAGTTACGGAAGGCCAAAAATATGGGACAGACGAGTGAGAAGGAAAGCTCATCCGCTAGATATTCGGTATCAACTCCAGAGTACCCGCTAGCAACTGTGCCCGTTCCTTTCCAGTATAAGATAGAAAAGTCTCTGTCGAGAGATGAAGCAGCCTCATTTCTACTGAGTTCATTAAGCCAAGATCATGTACCCACTCTCAAAAGGAGACAAAGTTCAGAAGAGCCAGATATGTGTGAGATTGGACCTCATAAGAGAAGTAAAACGGACGCTGAAGACTTGGCGCCTCATTCGGGTTTTGATTCGTTGCagtatataaaaaattcatCACCGTCAACAATATCTGGTACTACCGTGACTAATACAGTCGGTGCAGGTAGTTGT
Protein-coding sequences here:
- the AIM7 gene encoding Aim7p (similar to Ashbya gossypii AGL031W), encoding MSTLYQIDDNARSVIRKFRLSTSRSETLKSLVLTIKPNPYEVVIDQNTTEEAADAVTTLDELRDVLPDNLPRFVLLAYPILTKDGRKQTLLVMLYWRPPTIVSQELKMVYAAVVELVKSECAPNRYIEVTGDLEDDDEIAELKQQIERAD
- the RPS13 gene encoding 40S ribosomal protein uS15 (similar to Ashbya gossypii AGL030W); protein product: MGRMHSKGMSSSAIPYSRNAPAWFKGSANSVVEQIIKYARKGLTPSQIGVLLRDAHGVTQAKVVTGNKILRVLKSNGLGPEIPEDLYYLIKKAVAVRKHLERNRKDKDAKFRLILIESRIHRLARYYRTVSVLPPNWKYESATASAMVN
- the CTF19 gene encoding Ctf19p (similar to Ashbya gossypii AGL029W), with product MDFTSDTFPKDSSHRSAAGARGSSSSDSLAADVSSSQNIENNEELEIARLQETKDRLLAHREHLLGQLLKRQKQLVKLQRTSKYQTDEPNREDSSRIQSVFPQDSASLLQLFSKVIPKAISGARQDSSSFRTRSSCKTPSQTEKIDGKSSLEDELASKYDALPLLNQQLRLDTLRRSCPYMMVEEVNLPYTRISYELGPNNSFTLEYELHVDTSTGQLQSLKNIRLPPNIRSKTHTLVEYAESTMNIGYLLFGLSEFSRLCNLRKEVLANMGQAVTGAILNILIVEQTEETIVFEKLFWKFKIEYSVHFDKDMLPLPYSVVLVTLFKNSAKTRDVQPIADALIQEYGVVEGIVQFIKSLYI
- the IES1 gene encoding Ies1p (similar to Ashbya gossypii AGL028C), with the translated sequence MSNGRVYDPIHDVFQVQRPQESVPPVLSQSGGGSPEQVRVEREREQDDESTQSDELLQPVGYRGISSKPVLSTPTKKKGKEPSRYTRHLKKHDGEQFTRKDIQFAFLFDLLSDKRQIFKNTFQGTFSISPTAVAGGGGGATSSSSSSSSPSSSSASPSSSASSQQQEQERAEEDRKQRGGVGNTGLLNVTDVNYNARSFIGNEKLTFSQLYVLTIASSKKCSKILRDKLLFDHQVAFSTCVLSLLVNFGRLNTTVNFFPEMTSQLRTFHSIPCLQHQTRDPKSLQDTPRIKSILKTIPTGQEPLKLSLWYSSSERQFQVNLVNLLFTICDNPQIVNERLVFPYVAADTTLFEIFDSPKFLPTDRAAFFLWLAYIHLETRLTSTEIKQSLRMFGVDEKFPMRIATEEYDKDTEPELIFGEHQNQRRLRFLKKHPRKAVAEGQSQQPQANSQQQDPQQHMKGDRDNKYGDIEEDGVPLTASAHEEIEADSDMTTKANAKASTKGTKMRPRTRVKVIHQEAQQDASSGSHSEPVHHEQTQEEDPNTWAQEVDEMIEIESKFNVTPNLTHLEAQALLLKAQEIARKKRQELGLMKAFDEYEDVTLATVIGVRGKKRKKFNDGVLGYETDYMNYMNTAKKLFLKKLDEPLLKENFCL
- a CDS encoding uncharacterized protein (no homolog in Ashbya gossypii), giving the protein MFPHQKPHVHHGPVVSNPIPIYPTYTYLGDSRFTAMLVHGSPQWGHTACGPRKYFSFVQCLVYANDQSVYETIKYYVRIRLVRRPQVSSRARQSCFSLFRLCKNRRMSRWAGISWRFDAV
- a CDS encoding uncharacterized protein (similar to Ashbya gossypii AGL026W), translating into MDLSGNKREEQSSIDKSKAVATYIEDVVQVQEPGSSSLQSFGSDERMGEKIGPQEGVGVDEFGRTSIFVTRRDIPESLAHLTSQELETLSLKTKRRLDLRILIMLTWIYICNHLDRTNIASAKFGGLEEDLGLNSIKYQTVVSVLFIGYTTFQIPSNIVLNRCGRPAMFISVLMSCWGIVSTCCGAVRSFPELVVVRILIGSIESGFFVCCLYYLSCWYTRKELAARNAILFSGSLLSGAFSGLLSAGIIKGMDDVLGLRAWRWCFILEGLLTVVTVPLSYIILPDNPSNTKFLSQMEKDMVMWKLKMDVGESDNDKEVLKEHNSYKFAIKLAFSDLKVWGIAFTVSLLVAASGVQNFFPSVVGTLNYGRITTLWLTAPPFFIAVVSTFTWAWHSDRTQERFWHALAPIPIAILTFVVAAASTNTAARYFAMCLMPASIYSSYIIVISWMSIIVPRPPLKRAVALATMNTVANIMLIWNGYLYPHSSAPRYLMAMTFNVAAVSGAAVLACLLRLRLIYLNKEIANGTMDWYKELGNDGSNVHKDFRFML
- the WWM1 gene encoding Wwm1p (similar to Ashbya gossypii AGL025C), coding for MPPQSRNIVPNVPDGWKGVFDEEYQTWFFVDLKTRNSQWEAPAGTTWPGINNQERSKEHDPPPLYEQVVSQTPGGQQPAPAGPVGIGYVPQQQTFGAQQPIAGGQPVYGAQPSYGQQPMYPQQQQQPMYMQQQQQTGRKSGMGSTAAGAMIGAGTGLVAGSLLTSAMMPSYSDSSYIDGYEQGYHDRGGDVGGGDVGGGDVGGGGFGGGGDFGGDFGGF